In Dromiciops gliroides isolate mDroGli1 chromosome 5, mDroGli1.pri, whole genome shotgun sequence, the following are encoded in one genomic region:
- the LOC122728962 gene encoding olfactory receptor 6C1-like, with protein sequence MNNHTEITEFILLGLSDDPELQMVIFFFLLLAYILSIAGNVTIIILTLLDSHLQTPMYFFLRNFSFLEISFTTACVPKFLGTLITKDKTISYNGCMAQMFFVILLGVTEFYLLAAMSYDRYVAICKPLHYMTIMSPRVCTILVFCSWFMSFMIIFPAIMLMQQLDYCADNIIDHFTCDYSPLLQLSCTDTQLLETIGFSWAVVTLMFTLVLVILSYTYIIQTILRFPSVSQRKKAFSTCSSHMIVISISYASCIFMYIKPSAKDRVSLSKGVAVLYTSIAPILNPFIYSLRNQQVKQAFMDMICKIVFSLSKGKKKLLK encoded by the coding sequence ATGAACAATCACACAGAGATAACAGAGTTCATCCTCCTGGGATTGTCAGATGATCCAGAGCTTCaaatggtcattttcttttttctgttactGGCCTACATACTCAGCATTGCTGGCAATGTGACTATCATCATCCTCACCCTGCTGGATTCTCACCTCCAGACTCCAATGTATTTCTTCCTCCGGAATTTCTCCTTCTTAGAAATTTCATTTACAACTGCCTGTGTTCCCAAATTCTTGGGCACCCTTATCACTAAAGACAAGACCATTTCCTATAATGGCTGTATGGCTCAGAtgttttttgtcattctcttgggaGTGACTGAATTTTACCTTCTAGCAGCCATGTCCTATGACCGCTATGTGGCCATCTGCAAACCCTTGCATTACATGACCATCATGAGTCCCAGAGTCTGTACAATACTTGTGTTCTGCTCATGGTTCATGTCATTCATGATCATTTTCCCAGCAATCATGCTGATGCAGCAGCTTGACTATTGTGCTGATAATATCATTGACCATTTCACTTGTGACTATTCTCCCCTCTTGCAGCTATCCTGTACAGACACACAGTTGTTAGAAACAATAGGCTTTTCCTGGGCTGTGGTGACTCTTATGTTCACATTGGTCTTAGTAATTCTCTCCTACACTTATATCATCCAGACAATTCTGCGGTTCCCCTCTGTCAGTCAGAGGAAAAAGGCCTTTTCCACTTGTTCTTCTCATATGATTGTCATCTCCATTTCTTATGCAAGCTGCATCTTCATGTACATTAAACCCTCAGCAAAGGACAGAGTATCTTTGAGCAAGGGAGTGGCTGTGCTTTATACATCAATAGCCCCCATATTGAATCCCTTTATTTATAGCCTAAGGAATCAGCAAGTGAAACAAGCCTTCATGGACATGATCTGCAAGATTGTATTTTCTttaagcaaaggaaagaaaaaattattgaaaTGA